One region of Aeromicrobium sp. Sec7.5 genomic DNA includes:
- a CDS encoding aspartate kinase — MGIVVQKYGGSSVADAASIKRVAQRIVATKKAGHDVVVVVSAMGDTTDELIDLANEVSPLPPARELDMLLTAGERISMAVLAMAIGNLGQEARSFTGSQAGVITDADHGRAKIIDVTPGRIEQALAEGAVAIVAGFQGVSQTTKDITTLGRGGSDTTAAALAAALHADVCEIYSDVDGVFTADPRIVPSARRIPQISYEDCLEMAANGAKILHLRCVEYARRTNLPIHVRSSFSQKEGTWVLPAESVEKDAAMEAAIITGIAHDRSEAKITVVGVADKVGYAASLFGTLAEASINIDMIVQNISAAATGLTDISFTLPRSDGAKAVEALTKAKDAIGFERLQYDDSVGKVSVIGAGMRNAPGISATFFTALADAGVNIEMISTSEIRISVITAESQVDEAVRAAHAAFGLGSGEVEAVVYGGTGR; from the coding sequence ATGGGCATCGTCGTGCAGAAGTACGGCGGCTCGTCGGTGGCGGACGCCGCCAGCATCAAGCGAGTCGCACAGCGCATCGTCGCGACCAAGAAGGCGGGGCACGACGTCGTCGTGGTCGTCTCCGCGATGGGCGACACGACCGACGAGCTCATCGACCTCGCCAACGAGGTCTCGCCGCTTCCCCCCGCCCGCGAGCTCGACATGCTGCTGACCGCCGGCGAGCGGATCAGCATGGCCGTGCTCGCGATGGCGATCGGCAACCTCGGCCAGGAGGCCCGCTCCTTCACCGGGTCGCAGGCCGGCGTCATCACCGACGCCGACCACGGTCGCGCCAAGATCATCGACGTCACGCCCGGCCGCATCGAGCAGGCCCTCGCCGAGGGCGCGGTCGCGATCGTGGCCGGGTTCCAGGGCGTCTCGCAGACCACGAAGGACATCACGACCCTGGGCCGCGGTGGCTCCGACACCACGGCGGCTGCCCTCGCCGCCGCGCTGCACGCCGACGTCTGCGAGATCTACTCCGACGTCGACGGCGTGTTCACCGCCGACCCGCGCATCGTGCCGAGCGCCCGCCGCATCCCGCAGATCTCCTACGAGGACTGCCTCGAGATGGCGGCCAACGGCGCCAAGATCCTGCACCTGCGCTGCGTCGAGTACGCCCGCCGCACCAATCTTCCCATCCACGTGCGCTCCTCCTTCTCCCAGAAAGAGGGCACCTGGGTGCTCCCCGCCGAATCCGTCGAGAAGGACGCCGCCATGGAAGCCGCCATCATCACCGGCATCGCGCACGACCGCAGCGAGGCCAAGATCACCGTCGTCGGCGTGGCCGACAAGGTGGGCTACGCCGCGTCGCTCTTCGGCACGCTCGCCGAGGCCTCGATCAACATCGACATGATCGTGCAGAACATCTCGGCGGCCGCCACGGGCCTGACCGACATCTCGTTCACCCTGCCCCGCTCCGACGGCGCCAAGGCCGTCGAGGCGCTGACCAAGGCCAAGGACGCGATCGGCTTCGAGCGCCTGCAGTACGACGACAGCGTCGGCAAGGTCTCGGTCATCGGTGCCGGCATGCGCAACGCCCCGGGCATCAGCGCCACGTTCTTCACCGCGCTCGCCGACGCGGGCGTCAACATCGAGATGATCTCGACCTCGGAGATCCGCATCTCGGTCATCACGGCCGAGAGCCAGGTCGACGAGGCCGTTCGCGCCGCCCACGCCGCCTTCGGGCTGGGCTCGGGCGAGGTCGAGGCCGTGGTCTACGGAGGTACCGGACGATGA
- a CDS encoding aspartate-semialdehyde dehydrogenase: MTSIGIVGATGQVGVAMRQILEERNFPADEIRFFASSRSAGTVLPYAGRDITVEDATTADPAGLDIALFSAGATTSRALAQKFADAGVTVVDNSSAFRKDPSIPLVVSEVNPHDIPASDVPGGRGIIANPNCTTMAAMPVLKPLHDAAGLKRLVVSSYQAVSGSGVAGVQELHGQALAVVEKADALAYDGSALTFPAPVKYVAPIAFNVIPMAGSVVDDGTLETDEEQKLRHESRKILGLPDLLVAGTCVRVPVFTGHSLSIHAEFDRAITPAEATEILGGAPGVRLVDVPTPLQAAGADPSLVGRIRQDQSVADNRGLVLFVSGDNLRKGAALNTVQIAELLIGS, translated from the coding sequence ATGACCAGCATCGGCATCGTCGGCGCGACCGGTCAGGTCGGCGTCGCCATGCGACAGATCCTCGAGGAGCGGAACTTCCCCGCCGACGAGATCCGCTTCTTCGCGTCCAGCCGATCCGCCGGCACGGTCCTGCCCTACGCGGGCCGCGACATCACGGTCGAGGACGCCACGACCGCCGATCCGGCGGGTCTGGACATCGCCCTGTTCTCGGCCGGCGCCACCACCTCGCGCGCCTTGGCCCAGAAGTTCGCCGACGCCGGCGTCACGGTCGTCGACAACTCCTCGGCGTTCCGCAAGGACCCGTCGATCCCGCTCGTCGTGAGCGAGGTCAACCCGCACGACATCCCCGCGAGCGACGTGCCCGGTGGGCGCGGCATCATCGCCAACCCGAACTGCACCACGATGGCCGCGATGCCGGTGCTCAAGCCCCTGCACGACGCGGCCGGCCTGAAGCGACTCGTCGTCAGCTCGTACCAGGCGGTCTCGGGATCGGGCGTCGCCGGCGTGCAGGAGCTGCACGGCCAGGCGCTCGCGGTGGTCGAGAAGGCCGACGCGCTGGCCTACGACGGCAGCGCCCTGACCTTCCCGGCCCCGGTCAAGTACGTCGCGCCGATCGCGTTCAACGTCATCCCGATGGCCGGCTCCGTCGTCGACGACGGCACGCTCGAGACCGACGAGGAGCAGAAGCTCCGGCACGAGAGCCGCAAGATCCTGGGCCTGCCGGACCTGCTCGTGGCCGGCACGTGCGTCCGAGTGCCGGTGTTCACGGGCCACTCGTTGTCGATCCACGCCGAGTTCGACCGGGCCATCACGCCCGCCGAGGCCACCGAGATCCTCGGCGGCGCCCCGGGCGTGAGGCTCGTCGACGTGCCCACGCCCCTGCAGGCGGCCGGCGCCGACCCGAGTCTCGTCGGCCGCATCCGCCAGGACCAGAGCGTGGCCGACAACCGCGGCCTGGTGCTGTTCGTGAGCGGCGACAACCTCCGCAAGGGTGCGGCGCTCAACACGGTGCAGATCGCCGAGCTCCTGATCGGCTCCTGA
- a CDS encoding FAD-binding and (Fe-S)-binding domain-containing protein: MTTLDLAAPGVRLDVVSALTSRGLDVKSDEGTRAMYSTDASLYRIPPTAVVRPRSRDEVAEVLDVCRSLEVPVTSRGAGTSVAGNAIGRGVVLDFSRHMNRVISVDGEAGLAVVEPGTVHAVLQKQAMAQGRRFGPDPSTHPRCTIGGMIGNNACGSRTLGYGRTNDNVAALEVMTASGELFRTGYGSDGRPFVDGAETILADLRDVMGRHLGVARTEFDRFGRQVSGYAVHHLLPERFDLTQALVGSEGTLGVITEATVKLVTDPAHRVVVAIGFEDIVKAGEASPAVVQHGPTACEGLDSRLIDVLVSRRGAGAVPDLPKGQAWLFVELAGEDAAEVMERAQRLAAEGLGLESLVVPDPKVQARLWRIREDGAGLAGRAPSGKPAWPGWEDAAVPPDRLGEYLAQFDALVAEHGLTSAPFGHFGDGCMHVRLDFPFDRPDGLAVFRTFLQSAAELVASFGGTLSGEHGDGRARSDLLPTMYSPEALTLFGQVKAVFDPTDLLNPGVLVAPDAADEEVRVAGTFPNRGPLAFSYEEDHGSLAGAVHRCTGVGKCRADNTASGGVMCPSYLATREEKDSTRGRARVLQELVRGDRLDWRSPEVHDSLDLCLACKGCASDCPTGIDMATYKSEVLHQSYRKRLRPRSHYTLGWLPRWSRLAGRIPRLANWGMRLPLVGRLALWGAGVDQRRSIPAFATTPFRRWWKRHVKEGRGGATPTGQPVMLFVDSFSNSFSPSVAEAMVRVLQDAGYEPQLPSAGTCCGLTWITTGQLDAAKRILGSTVAELAKAARAGIPIVGVEPSCTAVLRSDAVELLGNDPELGDDARLVAASTRTLSELLGETDGWEAPDLAGTTVVAQPHCHQHAVLGWAADEKLLGRTGAQVTTLGGCCGLAGNFGVEIGHYEVSVAVAEQNLLPALDAAPDAIVLADGFSCRTQVTDLRDRPSMHLAELLASKLE; encoded by the coding sequence ATGACGACCCTCGACCTCGCCGCGCCCGGCGTCCGGCTGGACGTCGTGTCCGCGCTGACCTCACGAGGGCTGGACGTGAAGTCCGACGAGGGCACGCGGGCGATGTACTCCACCGATGCCTCGCTGTACCGCATCCCCCCCACGGCGGTGGTGCGGCCGCGGTCGCGCGACGAGGTCGCCGAGGTCCTGGACGTGTGCCGGTCGCTCGAGGTGCCCGTCACGTCGCGGGGTGCCGGTACGTCGGTCGCCGGCAACGCGATCGGACGCGGTGTGGTGCTCGACTTCAGCCGTCACATGAACCGGGTGATCTCGGTCGACGGCGAGGCCGGTCTGGCGGTCGTCGAACCGGGCACGGTGCACGCGGTGCTGCAGAAGCAGGCGATGGCGCAGGGTCGCAGGTTCGGCCCCGATCCGTCGACGCACCCCCGCTGCACGATCGGCGGCATGATCGGCAACAACGCGTGCGGCTCACGCACGCTGGGCTACGGCCGCACGAACGACAATGTGGCCGCGCTGGAGGTCATGACGGCCTCGGGCGAGCTGTTCCGCACCGGCTACGGCAGTGACGGCCGACCGTTCGTCGACGGCGCGGAGACGATCCTGGCCGACCTGCGCGACGTGATGGGCCGGCACCTGGGCGTCGCCCGCACGGAGTTCGACCGGTTCGGCCGGCAGGTCTCCGGCTACGCCGTGCACCACCTGCTCCCCGAGCGCTTCGACCTGACGCAGGCGCTCGTCGGTTCGGAGGGCACGCTCGGCGTCATCACCGAGGCCACGGTCAAGCTCGTCACCGACCCGGCCCACCGCGTCGTCGTCGCGATCGGGTTCGAGGACATCGTCAAGGCCGGCGAGGCCTCGCCCGCCGTCGTGCAGCACGGGCCCACGGCGTGCGAGGGACTCGACTCGCGACTGATCGACGTGCTGGTCAGCCGTCGGGGCGCGGGCGCCGTGCCCGACCTCCCGAAGGGTCAGGCGTGGCTGTTCGTCGAGCTCGCGGGGGAGGACGCGGCCGAGGTCATGGAGCGCGCGCAGCGTCTCGCGGCCGAGGGGCTGGGTCTGGAGAGCCTCGTGGTGCCCGACCCGAAGGTGCAGGCCCGCCTGTGGCGCATCCGCGAGGACGGTGCGGGTCTCGCGGGTCGCGCCCCGTCCGGCAAGCCCGCCTGGCCGGGATGGGAGGACGCCGCCGTCCCGCCGGATCGTCTGGGGGAGTACCTCGCCCAGTTCGACGCCCTCGTGGCCGAGCACGGACTCACCTCGGCGCCGTTCGGCCACTTCGGCGACGGCTGCATGCACGTGCGCCTCGACTTCCCGTTCGACCGTCCCGACGGGCTCGCGGTGTTCCGCACGTTCCTGCAGTCGGCGGCCGAGCTCGTCGCGTCGTTCGGCGGCACGCTCTCCGGTGAGCACGGCGACGGCCGTGCCCGCAGCGACCTGCTGCCCACGATGTACTCGCCGGAGGCCCTCACGCTGTTCGGTCAGGTCAAGGCCGTCTTCGATCCGACCGACCTGCTCAACCCGGGCGTCCTCGTGGCGCCCGACGCCGCCGACGAGGAGGTGCGCGTTGCCGGCACGTTCCCGAACCGTGGGCCGCTCGCGTTCTCCTACGAAGAGGACCACGGCAGCCTCGCCGGAGCGGTGCACCGCTGCACCGGCGTGGGCAAGTGCCGGGCCGACAACACGGCGTCGGGTGGCGTGATGTGTCCCTCCTACCTCGCGACGCGCGAGGAGAAGGACTCCACCCGCGGTCGCGCCCGCGTGCTGCAGGAGCTCGTGCGGGGTGACCGCCTCGACTGGCGCTCACCCGAGGTGCACGACTCCCTCGACCTCTGCCTGGCGTGCAAGGGCTGTGCCTCCGACTGCCCGACCGGCATCGACATGGCCACCTACAAGTCCGAGGTGCTGCACCAGAGCTACCGCAAGCGCTTGCGGCCGCGCTCGCACTACACGCTGGGCTGGCTCCCGCGCTGGAGCCGCCTCGCCGGCCGGATCCCGCGCCTGGCGAACTGGGGCATGCGGTTGCCCCTCGTCGGACGACTCGCGTTGTGGGGCGCGGGCGTCGACCAGCGCCGCAGCATCCCGGCCTTCGCCACCACGCCGTTCCGCCGCTGGTGGAAGCGCCACGTGAAGGAGGGCCGAGGCGGCGCGACGCCGACCGGCCAGCCGGTCATGCTCTTCGTCGACTCCTTCAGCAACAGCTTCTCCCCGTCGGTCGCCGAGGCCATGGTGCGGGTGCTGCAGGACGCCGGCTACGAGCCGCAGCTGCCGTCGGCCGGCACGTGCTGCGGCCTGACGTGGATCACGACGGGGCAGCTCGACGCCGCGAAGCGCATCCTCGGCAGCACCGTGGCCGAGCTCGCCAAGGCCGCCCGAGCCGGCATCCCGATCGTCGGGGTCGAGCCGTCCTGCACCGCGGTGCTCCGCAGCGACGCGGTCGAGCTCCTCGGCAACGACCCGGAGCTTGGTGACGACGCCCGCCTCGTCGCAGCGTCCACCCGCACGCTCTCGGAGCTGCTGGGCGAGACCGACGGATGGGAGGCGCCCGACCTCGCCGGCACGACGGTCGTGGCGCAGCCCCACTGCCACCAGCACGCCGTGCTCGGGTGGGCCGCCGACGAGAAGCTGCTCGGCCGCACCGGCGCCCAGGTCACGACGCTGGGCGGTTGCTGCGGTCTGGCCGGCAACTTCGGTGTCGAGATCGGTCACTACGAGGTCTCGGTCGCGGTCGCGGAGCAGAACCTGCTCCCGGCGCTCGACGCGGCCCCCGACGCGATCGTCCTGGCCGACGGCTTCAGCTGCCGCACCCAGGTCACCGACCTGCGCGACCGTCCGTCGATGCACCTCGCGGAGCTCCTGGCCTCGAAGCTGGAGTGA
- a CDS encoding HNH endonuclease has translation MVSGPTVQALRSAAHAVTSADHRAALVAIQTAQDALDAAKAHHLAELEKSAEFELDGASTVTTWARQHLRLDARQTRSLIDADHTMRELPAVGDAAAEGAVRLDHVRLFTFGLKHIGQKVVSDAEPWLLAVATTHEPVQLRRVIRALRDAVYPEELDKAWIKGMAKEDIQLSPVPEGWHLSGFLKTETGAKLKAVLESLSIPTQANDDRTSAERRVAGFDRLLSSVLESGLPSSKGIRPQLSVIVGVETLHEAMTAEPGQAKPVGEPAELAGFGPIGPQLLSYLACTGDTTPILTSDDDVEQAQILNVGDTIRLATPAQRKAVIARQHGVCAAPGCTHTHLEIHHTTWWSNGGKTDLDGLIGICTSCHTLVHRGLLVIEALGQGKFDLATRDGRPVDLTQRRTTRDQLRRIRHAARQTHEAQPADYPLRA, from the coding sequence ATGGTCTCGGGTCCCACGGTGCAGGCGCTGCGGTCAGCTGCGCATGCCGTCACCTCGGCCGACCACCGTGCTGCTCTGGTCGCGATCCAGACCGCGCAGGACGCGCTCGACGCCGCGAAGGCCCACCACCTGGCCGAGCTCGAGAAGTCCGCGGAGTTCGAGCTCGACGGCGCTTCCACCGTCACTACCTGGGCGCGCCAGCACCTGCGCCTCGACGCCCGCCAGACCCGCAGCCTGATCGACGCCGACCACACCATGCGTGAGCTCCCCGCTGTGGGTGACGCCGCTGCTGAGGGTGCGGTGCGGCTCGATCACGTCAGGCTCTTCACGTTCGGCCTCAAGCACATCGGCCAGAAGGTCGTTTCTGATGCCGAACCGTGGCTGCTGGCCGTCGCCACCACTCACGAGCCCGTGCAGCTGCGCCGCGTGATCCGGGCCCTGCGCGACGCCGTCTACCCCGAAGAGCTCGACAAGGCGTGGATCAAGGGCATGGCGAAGGAAGACATCCAGCTCTCACCAGTTCCCGAGGGTTGGCACCTCAGCGGTTTCCTGAAGACCGAGACCGGAGCCAAGCTCAAGGCCGTCCTCGAGTCGTTGTCGATCCCCACGCAGGCCAACGACGACCGCACCAGCGCTGAGCGCCGGGTCGCCGGGTTCGACCGGCTGTTGTCGTCGGTGCTCGAATCAGGCTTGCCGTCCAGCAAGGGCATCCGCCCGCAGCTGTCGGTCATCGTCGGAGTCGAGACCCTCCACGAGGCCATGACCGCCGAACCCGGTCAGGCGAAGCCGGTCGGTGAGCCGGCCGAGCTGGCCGGCTTCGGACCCATCGGCCCCCAGCTGCTGTCCTACCTCGCCTGCACCGGCGACACCACCCCCATCCTCACGTCCGACGACGATGTCGAGCAGGCGCAGATCCTCAACGTCGGCGACACCATCCGCCTCGCCACCCCCGCCCAGCGCAAAGCCGTCATCGCCCGCCAGCACGGTGTCTGCGCCGCACCCGGCTGCACCCACACCCACCTCGAGATCCACCACACCACCTGGTGGTCCAACGGCGGCAAGACCGACCTCGACGGACTCATCGGCATCTGCACCAGCTGTCACACGCTGGTCCACCGCGGGCTCCTCGTCATCGAAGCCCTCGGACAAGGCAAGTTCGACCTCGCCACCCGCGACGGCCGACCGGTCGACCTCACCCAACGCCGCACCACCCGCGACCAGCTGCGCCGCATCCGCCACGCCGCACGACAAACACACGAAGCCCAACCAGCCGACTACCCACTCCGAGCCTGA
- a CDS encoding GntR family transcriptional regulator — protein MSQPLLERRTLAEGVVEAMRDGIRDRTFVPDQTYSVQQVADLLGISRSPVREGLLKLEEAGLVRFSRNRGFHVVLPRSRDIAEIFGVRLALEPHAAARVATRGDDATIAAIESAMVALRSAASAGVEREFWRHDRELHRLLLVGGGNPRAAEIVASLRSTTALLGPPTSAGPRDLVQIAEEHAPIVEAVVRRHADAAEAAMREHLTTTGLLLVAQAEGLDADHPTVRAIWDDVAG, from the coding sequence GTGAGTCAACCCCTGCTGGAGCGCCGGACCCTCGCCGAGGGTGTGGTGGAGGCCATGCGCGACGGCATCCGCGACCGCACCTTCGTGCCCGACCAGACGTACTCGGTGCAGCAGGTGGCCGACCTGCTCGGCATCTCGCGCAGCCCCGTGCGGGAGGGGCTGCTGAAGCTCGAGGAGGCCGGCCTGGTGCGGTTCTCGCGCAACCGCGGCTTCCATGTCGTGCTGCCCCGATCGCGCGACATCGCCGAGATCTTCGGCGTCAGGCTCGCACTGGAGCCGCACGCAGCCGCGCGGGTGGCGACCCGCGGGGACGACGCCACGATCGCTGCGATCGAGTCAGCGATGGTGGCGCTCCGCTCTGCGGCGTCCGCGGGCGTGGAGCGGGAGTTCTGGCGGCACGACCGCGAGCTGCACCGACTCCTGCTGGTGGGCGGCGGGAACCCTCGCGCGGCGGAGATCGTCGCCTCCCTGCGGTCGACGACGGCGCTGCTCGGACCACCCACGTCGGCCGGGCCACGCGACCTCGTGCAGATTGCCGAGGAGCACGCCCCCATCGTCGAGGCCGTGGTGAGGCGGCACGCCGACGCTGCGGAGGCGGCCATGCGCGAGCACCTCACGACGACAGGTCTGCTGCTCGTCGCCCAGGCCGAGGGCCTGGACGCCGATCACCCGACCGTGCGAGCCATCTGGGACGACGTCGCGGGATAG
- a CDS encoding pyridoxamine 5'-phosphate oxidase family protein, producing the protein MTSTDGTSSMRELSEAECYQLLGGTTTVGRVAFVADGGQQLLPVNFVVVDRVVYLRTAPDSVMASLANGHDDVAFGVDFHDDLLGRGWSVTANGSSRGVDAVPDAPHGEAARTPTPWAPGERDVVIAVTPRSVSGRRVRRG; encoded by the coding sequence ATGACCAGCACCGACGGGACGAGCTCGATGCGTGAGCTGAGCGAGGCCGAGTGCTACCAGCTGCTCGGCGGCACCACGACCGTCGGGCGGGTGGCGTTCGTGGCCGACGGAGGCCAGCAGCTGTTGCCGGTCAACTTCGTGGTCGTCGACCGCGTCGTCTACCTGCGCACGGCGCCGGACTCGGTGATGGCCAGTCTGGCGAACGGCCATGACGATGTCGCGTTCGGCGTCGACTTCCACGACGACCTGCTGGGTCGCGGCTGGAGCGTGACGGCGAACGGGTCGTCCCGAGGGGTCGACGCGGTGCCGGACGCGCCACACGGCGAGGCGGCCCGGACGCCGACCCCTTGGGCCCCGGGCGAGCGTGACGTCGTGATCGCGGTGACTCCGCGGTCCGTCTCGGGTCGCCGCGTGCGTCGGGGGTAG